A single region of the Variovorax paradoxus genome encodes:
- a CDS encoding DUF3306 domain-containing protein, whose product MPENFFDRWSRRKKEAREEAPAPAVAQEAENPADALAGTAMPMPAAPEAAAALPAEGQPEIPQPEIPQPTLADAEALTPESDFRPFVGRNVAPEVKNTAFKKLFADPQFNVMDGMDTYIDDYSQSTPIPGNVLRQMASAKFLKLFDDEEEEKEAQETAGKSAETPQDAAPTDVAQSEHPGDSLPSQQVADAQPASQKTDDHNADLRLQPDDAARAEDARRGAG is encoded by the coding sequence ATGCCTGAGAATTTTTTCGACCGGTGGTCGCGGCGCAAGAAGGAAGCCCGTGAAGAAGCGCCGGCTCCTGCTGTTGCGCAAGAGGCCGAAAACCCGGCGGATGCGCTCGCCGGAACCGCCATGCCCATGCCCGCTGCGCCCGAGGCAGCGGCAGCGCTTCCCGCCGAAGGCCAGCCCGAGATCCCCCAGCCCGAGATTCCCCAGCCTACGCTGGCCGACGCCGAGGCGCTCACGCCCGAGTCCGACTTCCGCCCCTTCGTTGGCAGGAACGTCGCGCCCGAGGTGAAGAACACCGCCTTCAAGAAGCTCTTTGCCGACCCGCAGTTCAACGTGATGGACGGCATGGACACTTATATAGACGACTACTCCCAGTCGACGCCGATTCCGGGCAACGTGCTGCGCCAGATGGCGAGCGCCAAGTTCCTGAAGCTGTTCGACGACGAGGAAGAAGAGAAAGAAGCGCAGGAAACTGCCGGAAAATCAGCGGAAACCCCGCAAGACGCTGCGCCCACGGACGTGGCACAGTCAGAGCACCCGGGAGATTCCCTCCCCAGCCAGCAGGTTGCCGATGCGCAGCCCGCAAGCCAGAAGACCGATGACCACAACGCTGATCTGCGACTGCAACCAGACGATGCCGCTCGAGCCGAAGACGCTCGGCGCGGCGCTGGCTGA
- a CDS encoding DUF3305 domain-containing protein gives MPRRYDWRMNPSIDVAVVMRRERVESRWQSWRWILESVGPDQPGFGTEPRLLEAGENTQRWLHPGFKAELFRDDVEGYHLNATTPAPCWFVLWRMDEEPTIADEPLARPVVVSLSYNEAGRWLDAQETVEQVPAPEEVIEWMRDFVQAHYVIEPKRRKRPESFRPLVDRFGNAASVSTEKKRGRGAGDA, from the coding sequence ATGCCGCGGCGCTACGATTGGCGGATGAATCCCTCCATTGATGTTGCCGTCGTGATGCGCCGCGAGCGTGTCGAGAGCCGCTGGCAATCCTGGCGCTGGATTCTCGAAAGCGTCGGCCCCGACCAGCCCGGTTTCGGCACCGAACCGCGCCTGCTCGAAGCGGGCGAAAACACGCAGCGCTGGCTGCACCCGGGCTTCAAGGCCGAACTGTTCCGCGATGACGTGGAGGGCTACCACCTGAACGCCACCACGCCCGCGCCGTGCTGGTTCGTGCTGTGGCGCATGGACGAAGAGCCCACCATCGCCGACGAGCCGCTGGCCAGGCCGGTGGTGGTAAGCCTCAGCTACAACGAAGCCGGACGCTGGCTCGACGCGCAGGAAACCGTGGAGCAGGTGCCCGCGCCCGAAGAGGTGATCGAGTGGATGCGCGATTTCGTGCAGGCGCACTACGTGATCGAGCCCAAGCGCCGCAAGCGGCCCGAGAGTTTCCGTCCGCTGGTCGACCGCTTCGGCAATGCGGCCAGCGTGTCGACCGAGAAAAAGCGCGGACGCGGAGCAGGCGATGCCTGA